The genome window ATTCCGTCACGGATTGACTCCAATCTTCTGCCTTGGTGAAACGCTTGAAGAGCGTGAAGCGAACCAAACAAAAGACGTATGCAAAGTGCAAACAGAAGCTGCTTTGGCAGGTCTGTCTGCAGAGCAAGCGGCACAAGTCGTTATCGCTTATGAGCCAATCTGGGCGATTGGTACAGGCAAATCCTCCACTTCCCAAGATGCGAATGAAGTTATTGCTTACATCCGTACATTGGTGAAGGATCTGTACAACGAGACGGTTGCGAGTGCAGTTCGTATTCAATACGGCGGCAGTGTTAAACCGGAGAACGTAACAGAATACCTCGGACAAAGCGACATCGACGGCGCGCTTGTTGGCGGTGCCAGCTTGCAGCCGGCTTCGTTCATCGCGCTTGTTGAGGGGGCGAAGTAAGATGACAGCTCCAAAACCTGTAGCATTGATCATCATGGACGGCTTTGGTCTGCGTAACACGGTGGAAGGCAATGCGGTAGCGCAAGCCAAGAAACCGAACTACGACCGTTTTATGAGCCAATTCCCACATACAACACTCACTGCTTGCGGTGAAGCTGTAGGTTTGCCAGAAGGGCAAATGGGAAATTCCGAGGTAGGTCACCTGAACATCGGTGCCGGCCGGATCGTATACCAGGATTTGACCCGTATCTCCAAATCCATTCGTGACGGCGAGTTCTACGACAATGAAACACTTGTCAAAGCTGTGCGCGAAGCGAAACAAAACGGTAAAAAGCTTCATCTCTACGGCTTGTTGTCCGATGGCGGCGTACATAGTCACATCGACCACCTGTTCGCTATGCTGGATCTGGCCAAAAAAGAAGAAATGAACGATGTATATATTCATGCCTTCATGGATGGCCGTGATGTTATGCCCGACAGTGGTAAAGACTTCATGCAGAAGCTGATCGCTAAAATTGAAGAAGTTGGTGTGGGACAAATCGCTACGGTACAAGGTCGCTATTACGCGATGGACCGTGATAAACGTTGGGAACGGGTGGAGAAATCATACCGCGCCATCGTTTATGGAGATGGACCGAAATACACTGACCCACTCAAAGCGGTTGAAGAATCGTATGAGAAATCCGTATTTGATGAATTCGTTGAACCAACGGTTATCGTCAAAGCGGATGGTGAGCCGGTAGGTTTGGTAGAAAGCGGCGATTCCGTTATCTTCCTTAACTTCCGTCCTGACCGTGCAATCCAGTTGTCGCAAGTGTTCACGAACCAGGATTTCCGCGGTTTCGATCGTGGTCCGAAGTTCCCTGTGGGCTTGCACTTTGTTTGCTTGACTTTGTTCAGTGAAACGGTTGAAGGTTATGTGGCTTATTCGCCGAAGAACCTCGACAACACCCTGGGTGAAGTTCTGGTACAGAACAATAAAAAACAACTGCGTATTGCAGAAACGGAGAAATACCCGCACGTTACCTTCTTCTTCAGCGGCGGTCGTGATGTGGAGCTTCCGGGCGAAACTCGTGTACTGATCAACTCACCAAAAGTTGCGACATATGATCTGCAACCAGAGATGAGCGCGTATGAAGTGGCTGACGCATGTGTTCGCGAGATCGAAGCAGACAAACATGACGCCATCATTCTGAACTTCGCTAACCCTGACATGGTTGGACACTCCGGCATGCTGGAGCCTACCATCAAAGCGGTTGAAGTAACAGATGAATGCATGGGCCGTGTTGTGGATGCAGTACTTGCCAAAGGCGGCGTTGTACTGATCACTGCGGATCATGGTAACGCGGATATGGTGTTCGATGAGCAAGGACGTCCGTTCACAGCTCATACAACGAACCCGGTTCCATTTATCGTTACAGATGCTAACGTTACCTTGCGTGAAGGCGGAATCCTGGCAGATATCGCGCCAACGATCCTTGACCTGATGCAGTTGCCTAAACCGGAAGAAATGACAGGTACATCTGTTATTGCTACTCGTAAATAAGTTACACAGCCAACATATATGAAATTGGGAAGTTTGGCGTTTACCTCTGAACGGAGGCAGCAGAAATGGTCTGAAGAAGCGAAGCGTTCGCCTTTA of Paenibacillus sp. FSL R5-0517 contains these proteins:
- the tpiA gene encoding triose-phosphate isomerase — protein: MRTPIIAGNWKMFKTVSESNDFIQEVKGKAEVEGVETVICAPFTNLPSLVEAVKGTNIKIGAQNLHFEDNGAFTGEISGVMLKDLGVDYVIVGHSERRQYFAETDETVNKKLHAAFRHGLTPIFCLGETLEEREANQTKDVCKVQTEAALAGLSAEQAAQVVIAYEPIWAIGTGKSSTSQDANEVIAYIRTLVKDLYNETVASAVRIQYGGSVKPENVTEYLGQSDIDGALVGGASLQPASFIALVEGAK
- the gpmI gene encoding 2,3-bisphosphoglycerate-independent phosphoglycerate mutase; the encoded protein is MTAPKPVALIIMDGFGLRNTVEGNAVAQAKKPNYDRFMSQFPHTTLTACGEAVGLPEGQMGNSEVGHLNIGAGRIVYQDLTRISKSIRDGEFYDNETLVKAVREAKQNGKKLHLYGLLSDGGVHSHIDHLFAMLDLAKKEEMNDVYIHAFMDGRDVMPDSGKDFMQKLIAKIEEVGVGQIATVQGRYYAMDRDKRWERVEKSYRAIVYGDGPKYTDPLKAVEESYEKSVFDEFVEPTVIVKADGEPVGLVESGDSVIFLNFRPDRAIQLSQVFTNQDFRGFDRGPKFPVGLHFVCLTLFSETVEGYVAYSPKNLDNTLGEVLVQNNKKQLRIAETEKYPHVTFFFSGGRDVELPGETRVLINSPKVATYDLQPEMSAYEVADACVREIEADKHDAIILNFANPDMVGHSGMLEPTIKAVEVTDECMGRVVDAVLAKGGVVLITADHGNADMVFDEQGRPFTAHTTNPVPFIVTDANVTLREGGILADIAPTILDLMQLPKPEEMTGTSVIATRK